ACTCCACCATGGCGCAGCACTTGCTCAGCAGCTCCGGGAAGCGGGTTATGTATTTCCGCACATCCGAGGGTAATTTGCGGCCTGGACGCAGGAGGCGGATGGCGACGATGGCTCCAAAGGGGCTGAACATCCTTGTGATGGTGTCCAGGAAGCTCTTCTGGCGCAGCAGAGGCAGatcctgctcctggggctgcagctcccaggccagcagcagcttgctgggAGGGACGGTCAGGAGGGACTCGGGGATGGGGATCTTCCTCCTCACTTTGGTCCCCTCCTTATTCACCTCCAGCAGCGTGGAGAACTGCAGGGCATAGAGCGTGAGCCGCCAGTCACGCGTCAGGTACCTCACCTATGGGAGAGAGGGGGACACGGCATCCCCATGAGTCTAAACCCCCCTAACCCCACCATCCAGGCAGGCTTCAACCCCATCAACGTGAAGTCGCAGCAAGACAACATCCCCCGTTCACAGGAGCACCTTCAGGCCTGCAGGAGAAGGTCTCCAATGCCCCCCTTGGTTCCCCACACATCACAGCACCAGCGCTTCCCAGCAGCATTTTGGTTCTGGGATGGTCTCTCCCAAAGCAACCCAGAGGAACCATGGGCAGAGGAGGCGAATCAGCCCCAGGGGTGGTTTGAGGactgctgcagcacaaaggCAAAGAGCAGAGCCTGGCCCTGCACCACCAGCACTTCCCCAGGACACAGAGCCTGAAGCTCCCCATACACCCCATCAGAGACCCCCAGAGCACACCCGGCCATCATCCGTGTGAGGCCACTTCCCACCCCAGCTGGACGGCACCGGGGGCTGCCCACCTTCTTGAAGGACGTCAGGAGTTTGATGCTGACAAAGCCCATCTTGTTCTTCTGGACGTGCTTCAGGAGGAAAGCGTCCTTGGCCAGGTTCTCATCAGAGAGGTAGAACTCCACCTGGGACACGATCCTCTGGATCAGCTGCTGGTCAGGGATGGAGCGGTTGCAGCCCAACAGATTGGCCCCTGAAGTATCACTCACGTTGCAGAAGGTCCTGGCAGGGCAGCAGGGGCACAGGTATGAGCTGGTGGCCTTTGGGATGCGCAACAGTGCCCGGTCACAGCCACAATGGTGCATACAGCAGAGACCAGAGACCCAGAGCTTTGCCCCAGCTATAGGGGAGCGATGCCAGCCTGCACCCTGTGAGCACCAGTGCTCAACAGTGAATCTAAGCCCATTCCAGACACATTCCCTTGGGGATAAACATAATGCTCAGTCCCCACACACATCCCAGCAGCCACATACCCACTGAAGCTCTCAAAGAAGTCCTCCGGCCTGAGATTGAGTGAGCAGCTCCATGGTGGACGAAGATGCTGTGTCGGGATGGAATTCCTTTGTCCTGGCACTGGGGtgcagcagctgggctgggaACAGGGCCCTAAGGCCACCCCAGAGCCATACGATGAGATCATCCTTTGTCTGGAACATTACACAGGAGAAGAGGAACACCAGGATGCTTCCCAACCACAACCAGCCCAGGGatgggggagcagagggagctTGTGGCTGTGCCCTTACCTGCTTGGCAGTACTGGGAAGGGTAGAATGTCCTGGCACTACATCCTAGAGACCCGCGGGCAGAGACCCCAAACCCTCCCCACCTCCGAACAAAGGCtcctgaaagaggaaagagaggaaaagaaaggaagaaaaagccctCAGAGCCCCCAGGCTGCTGGTTTATAACAGCAGCCACACCGAGGGAGCCCCAGTGATGGGTTACGGACCCACCAGGCCCCAGGTGAAACCTCTCTGCAGGTTAAGCAGCCCCAGCTGAGCCCTGGGGGCAGCCCCTGTGTCCACTGCTGAGCCAggccaggcagcagagcagcacagaggcaCCAGTAGCAGCACTGGTACCAGTACCGGCACCCTGTGGTACCCAGCGGGGCAGTGAAGCGCTGCCATGAGGCAGCTCtctccgtgcctcagtttctctttcttctgcGGGGACAGTAACAGGCATAGGGAGGTGCAGGGAGGGTTCATTCAGCCCAGGGCATCGCTCGGGTTCTTGGTGCTGCCAGGGTGATGGCAACGTCCTTCTTCCTGCAGAAATACCTCCAATCCcaagggagggagcaggagagcCCCAGGGGTGAAGCCCAGGGTGCGGTGGGAGGGGTGATGCTGTCGGGCAGGACAGCCCATAGCTTCAGTTGAAGATTCTTCTAGTTGAAGACGCCCccgctcattgcagggggtttgaCCCAGATGATTTTTGAAGCTCCCTCCCAATCCAAACTGTTGTTATGATCCCAGGATTCAGTACGAGATGGGGAAGGTTTGGGATGAAACTCATCCCTTTGCTTGAGCCCACGCTGGGACCAGCGGGAGGGCACCAAAGCAGGgctctggggcaggcagggggggACCCATCACACATCCACCCTGAGCTCTGGAGATACCCTGACTGACGGgtgcatccctggcagcatccctggcagcatccctccctccctccctcccagggGCAGGCTGGTCCCCTGCCCCAATGCCTTGCCCAGCCATGtgaggctcctgctgctgcaccccCCAGCTGTGCCTCACTGTCCTGCTTGAAGCTCATCCTTCCAAGGACTGGCAATGCCAAACTGCCTCTGGGATGTTCCAAGCCCTGGGTTTCCCTGGGGTTGGCACAATTGGTgtcaccccccccaccatcaGCACCACGTCAAACTTCCCTGTCATGTCCCGGCTTTCTGTGTGGTGGTGATGCTGAGTGCAAGAGACAGTcctgggatgcaggaggtggCACAGGAACTGCCAACAGCCACTGGAAGGTGGTGGCAGGTGGCGGGTGACAAGGAATGTGTGGTGGGAAGCAGAGGGTGtcctcctccctgcagccacCAGCTCCCTGGCCAGAACTGCTTTGAGCAGACCACTCCGGGCAGATCCTGCATCTCCCCTCAACGCTGCAAGGCTGCATCACCTCCCTGACACCTCTTTTCAACGGCTAAAGAAGAATTGGCACCACAACATTTATTGTACAGGCCTGAGCATTTGATATACGTTTATTGCTATTCAGGTTTAGCTGGGAATTTGGTGCAGATGGGGTTCAGGTGTTATCCAGACTCCTCgcacagtgctgcagagctccagagcatctcCTTTGCCCGTCCATGGGAAGCAGACGGTGGCTGAGGTCGGTCGGTAGCGGCTGCAAAGAGCCAATGCACCGGTATTGGTTCAGGCCACActgggtgggagcaggggagTTTGAGACCTGGTTGCTCAGTTGGTGGTTTAGACCCTTTTCGCAGCAGGATCTGAAGTGCAGCCTCTGACCCAGGGAGTTTTCATCGTGGTTATTTACAGACAAATCCAGCTTTCTCACTTGTCTCCTGCTACTTCGATATGAGACGTTTACAGACAAACATCATCCTGACAGACAACAGCACGGGACAGTGGGAGGGAAAGATGTGCCACTAAACACACGCTCTCTTTACTTTCCATTAGCACTAGTTTTTCAAGTGTCACAGCTACCTTAGTACCATTTGGAGTGAGTAAATAATATATTTGGGTAGAATATACTCTGATACGCAGATGTACACGAGACCCCTGGAAAAGCTCACATCAAATACTGCAtcattagaaataataataataataataataaaagctaTTTATGACACAGCCTTTATTCACAGACAGATTTGCCCcggggggtttgtttttgctgtttgaCTGGATGGCAGATTCCATCCCCTCCCTCTGCCCTGTGTAATCCATGTCAGCCCAGACCTCACAGGGCATGGAAAGGGAGAATAAAACCCTGCTGGGGCAGAAACtcccccagctcagccccacggGAGCCACCACCACGATGCTGCAGAGGTGATACGGCCCAGGGCAATGCTGGTGGAGTGATGAGCACAGCCGGGGCTGTGCCAGCCCCTCACTGCTCCATGGGATGGGCTCAGCCAGCACAGGGGGAAACGGGCCTGCCAGCCCAGCCTAAGGCACTGCAGTCACACACCCTCACCCCATCCACACACAGCCCTACAGGCAGCTGCACCCACCTTCAATATCTTAGCAGGACATCAGTGAGAGTCTGACAAAGCCCAGGACATGGGACCAGCTCCCTTCTGCCTGGGTACCCTGGGGAGGATGGGGATTGCCCACAGGCATCAGAGCACAGGGGGCAATGGACGTGCTTTGtaaccagctgctgcttcctcagTCCTTTGGTATCTTGAGTTGGCCTGACAGTGGCCCAGGAGCATTTGCAGATCAGCAAGGAAACGCTGAGCTGGGAAGACATGGGAGCAGCTGGGAATCCTGTCCCAGAGCAGGTGTGTGTCAATCCCAGAGCACGCATGTGCACCACTCCGCCGGGACCAGATGGGTGTGCAGCCTGGAGCCCTCTGCCCCGGTGGGTACAAGAAGGGATGTACTGTCCTGCACTCCCTGGTACAAACGATTTGGCAAAGTCGGAGCCAGGACTTGTCTTGAAAGGCTGGAGGAGAAGGGtcaggcatttttctttcttcttgggCACTGATTGGTTCAAGTCTGTATCACAGTGAAGTCTGACAAGTGGGgaagaaacccaaaccacctTCCCTGAAAGAGGAAGCCTCATTTGCCTGCCTGGCTCAGGCTGGAGCGGAGAGGCTCACCCAGCCAGGCACATCGGATCCACTGCTGACCACGGGGCTTCCATCGCTCAGTAGCAGACTTTGGACCATCACCCTCCAGCCAACAGTGATGCTGGAGGAAAGCAGGCGGCCAAACCAGCTCCATCCTGGGCTCACCCCAGAGCCCTCCTCAAACACAAGTAAACATAAAGAGAAACTAAGAGGCACTAATAACGCAGATACAGGAGACTCAGGCTTGCGAGCATCAAACCTGGCTCCGGACGTCTTCCCCCAGCTGGAGAAAAGCCGAGTCCCTGTTTCAGATCTCCTGCAGTGAGTAGCCAGGGTCGCTGCGTTCACGCTTCACCAGTGGCTCCCCCATGCTTCGGGAGTCCGTGTCCACCTCGTTGCTCAGGTCACCAACGTCATCTGCAAAGGACAGGGCTCAGCATGAGAGTGGCACTGCAAGGGGAAGGGGTCCTTCTTCCCAAGAGAGCAGGGTGGAAGAGCCTGCACAAGGTTCCccctcccacagcagctcagccctgggTAGCAGGACTTCCCCTGAGGGACAGGAGGTACCTTTGTCCAGCAGCGTTGGGGACAGGGACGTGAGGTCAccaaactgaaaggaaaaggagttacaagGTAAGTGAGGCTCGTTGGAGACCCAAGGCACCAGACCTGCAAGTTGGCACCTATTCCCAAGCAACTCTAAcaagcagctgcagccctcaggaGAAGCCACAACCAGCAGCAATGGTAAAGAACAGCCAAACCAACCACGTGTTCTGCGGAAAAGCCTGTAGCTGCCATTTGAACCTGTGGGCAAACACCCCCCCAACAATCCAGGGCAGAACTGAGCTctggaatgaaggaaggaattgTTCCATCTCCCGAGTCACATCCAAGTGCTGGCTCAGACCAAAGGATGGTGCCTTTTCTCCAGCCCTCTCCATCTGTTGGGCAACTGCTCACCCAAGCCATCCCAGCTTGTCACCTCTCCCGGGGCTCTACCATCACTTCACCTCTCTACAACTCTCTGTGAAGCCTTTGCTTTCATGTCAGGAGAGTGTTTTGGCTTGCAAGGCCATTGTGCCAAGTGTAAGGAGAGCCGGGGATATACTTGGCTCTGAAGATGTGTTGTCTCCCTCTGAAACACTAAACTGCTATAACGATAACGCTGAAAGGTCCTGCAAAGTGgggcagcagaaggaactgaGAAGCGGAGGAGCTCCAAAGGGAGCAATGGAAATGGAAGGATGAAATCTACCCTCTTTAGGTGGGATGACTCAGCCCCCTCCTGGAGAATAGAAACAGTGCAAGAGTTTAATGAAGGCAAGGCaaaaagagcaggaggaaagattCCCCCAGGCAGCTTTTCCTGGGAGCCACTCTCTGCCTTTCATGTTCCTTTAGTATCAGTAAAGAGAGGGCTTTTGTTGGGAATAGTGGGAACTCGCAGCACTGCTGACCTGGTGCAACGGCATGGCTCTAataggaggggaaggggaagcaaAAGGCACACACAGCTGATCTGTGCGGCTCACATGAGCTCCATGGAAGGAAGAAACCAGCTGAAATGAACTGGAAGTTGCAGGGAAAGTTACTTCTGGACCTTTCTTTGCTTGGTTTAGTTCTTGTGTTTGCTCTGGCAGGAACCCCAAAGTGAGGGTTGGTACCCACAGGTTATGGAGAGAGATGGGGAGATCCTTCTCCTCCAAAACTCAGCTGATGCTCAACTGCCCAATCCCCCCCACAGCTCAGGTATTAGCCAGCcaggatgaaggatgctcaAGGAGCTGAAGCCTTGTGCCAGGCGCTCAAAACAAGTCAGTAAATCATTCAGCAAAGCTGGTTACAAGAACATGGTGAGGACACAGTGTGGTTTGTGAAGCAACCACATCTCTTTGAGTGCTGGTAAATTTGGGTCTGTTTCTAGGGAATAAACAATTCTCACCTCTCCCATGACGGCAATTGGCATCTCCCCCGTTGCCTGGGCAACACGATGCTCTACCAGATAAAACATGTATTCATCATAGAGCAGGCGAATGAGGTGGAAGGAGCCAAAGCTGGCAGCACTGCGCAGGGTGAGGTCACGGATCACCATGGAGCTGGAAAATGGccaggaaacaaaatatttgcgTTGTGTTTTACACTTGCATCACAGCTGATGTGAGTTCTTGACCCTGACAATGCTCTGTTTCTACCTCTAGCCCAAGAGTAGCAAAGCACTTTATAAGAACTGAGTTGATGGGGCATCCTATCCCCATCCTGAAAGGATACAGGAGACACAACTATACCCTTCTGTACCAGGGCAGAGAAACAGTTAACCAGAGTTGCATGGGAGTAAAGAAATTGGCCTTGGCTTTTTAAGGAGCTGTTGACATGCCCTAAGCCCCATGCAGAAATATCTccaaaatgagaaaggaaatataCCTATAGAAAGACCATTTCAACAGGAACTGCCTGGCTGCCTTGGGGAAGCTGGGACTGCCCTCATGGTGCTTCAGGACTTGAGTAACAACGTTATCCAGCCAACTCGCCCACTGGTCcagagagctctgctgctgcagagtgaGCTTGAAATCCTGCTCCAGCTTCTGTACCATGCCTTCCTTGCACTGGCACACCCACGAGGCTTGCTCCTGCTCAGAAAGAAGGGCTGAGTTACTCGTGCCAAGCCTGAATGGTTGTTGCATCCCATCCCAGGAATTCAACTTCATTTCTTAGCAGACAAGAACTGTGCATGAGCTCGGAATCCTGTCTCCTCCAATTCATCCAGACTACAGCACAATATTGTTATTAGAACTATATAATGGTTGGTACCACTACTTCTTACAGAAATTCCTTGATGCCTGCTCCCCTCTTCACAGTGCGATGGCAAACTTCCTTGGAAAAGTAACATTAAACCATGAAATTGGtcatttaattgctttttagtATTGGAAAGAAGATGCTGGCTACCAGCAGGGAACCTCCTTAGAGTCCCCGTTCTAGACAATATGACATAGGGAAAAGCACCACAAGATACCTGCACATTGGCGAAGTCGACCCGGTTGAGGTCACTGAGCATCTGGTTTATCTGCGAGGtgttctgcagcacagcccGGGCAGCCTGGGCCAAGTGGTTCAGGGATGTGTATCTCCGTAACGTCTGCGCGAAGGCACTGACCACCCCGACCTGCAACACAGGCACAGGGCTCCATGAGGAGGAGCCCATGGAGCTGGGACACGAGCTCCGTGTTTAGCTCAAGCACACAGCACACATTAGCTGGGGTACCCTGCACGGCCTCACTTGTGCTGTTGTCCAAAGCATGCCCGAGCTCCTTCAGAGCAGCTCTTTGGCAGCATCCTGCAAACCAGCCTCTGTGGTTCTTTAAGCTAACAGGTTTTCACACTCTGCCTCCAGCAGAGACCAGCAAGGTGAGAACAGGCTACAAGAATACATGGCTttaaggagaggagaagtaggAGCCTTGGGTTCAGTCTCTGCAATGCCATTCAGTCCATGAGGTGTCCTGTGGTTTTCAACAGGACAAACCTCATTCCAGTGCAGAGATTTTCTTCCACAGAGCCTTTATCTTAGGATAAAGGAATGGTTCAATGGACAGAGCATCATCACCTGCTGGTACAAAGGAATTTCCCTACgggtcatagaatggtttgggttggaagggaccttaaagctcacccagttccaacccctgccatgggcaagggacaccttccactagagcagcttgctccaagctctgtccagccgagccttgaacactgccagggatgaggcataaTGATTTTGGTTCATAACCATCCATTACACCGTGTTAGCCTGGAGCACACGTGGCCaaacccaagcagtgatttcCAGGCATTGGAAAACTGCAACACACAGACACTCAGTTCTTATCTCTGACCTGTACCATGCTCCTTCCGCTTACCTTGATCTGGACGATCTCGGGGGGAAAATCACTCATGGCATTCATCAGCCACCCTTCCAAACTCTTGGCAAAATTACGGATCGCCTGGGTGAGTGTGCCTGCGAAGAAGACTGCACAGTTAGAAAGGATGTTCCCTATCATCTTCAGACACCACTTTCTAGCTTAGGACTGCCGTGGAAAGCACAGCCTCTAATCTGGTTAGCATCTCCATTAGCATCAAGGAAATCAGCTGAGTCCTGAGATGCAATCAAAGTTTTCTTATTCTCTAATGTTGTTACTCCAACTTTActtcttattcttttttcttattctatctcattattttctcattcttagtTCTTCTGAGCATTCTGCAGATGTTGAGATCTGCTCTTTACAGACACCCATGTGCCCCAGCACTGGCAACAGCAGCTCAGAGGGATGTGGCTTTCCAGTACTGCCCAGCCCATCTCTGATCTCCCATAAGGAAGTTGACCTCAAATTcccaggaggtgctgcaggggaCAGGATTGTCCTACCCAAATATACTATCTCAAAGGAAGCTCTTGTGCATTGAGGCCATGCTTTTACCTTGACTCCTAGCCAAACTCATGAGATGGGATATGCCATAAACCAAGTTGCAAAAGGCATGGGAATTTCCAGGGGCCACAAAGTACCACTGACACAGAGCAATGCTGCAGGATGAATATTGCTGTTGCCATAATATTTTAGCTGGCATTCAAAACCAGCCCCTCTAAATCTGCTTTTATAATGGAAATCTTTGTGACAAGTGGTAGCCAGGCTGATGCCTGTTTGTCAGACACAGCATCTCATGATCCCGCTGCAGGATACTCACTGGGCACTGGTCTGAGCACATCTGGGATGAGAATCTCCACCAGGGCCTGGTACAAGATGTGATCACAGCTTCTCATCCACTTGAGGATGGGTTCGTATTTGCACAGATTGATCAGCTTCTCTTTCGAGAGGTTTGCTTCATGTTCCTCActgtgggaggaggaggagggaggcagtGTTAGCAGCAGGTTTGCGCTCGGTGTGTTCACTCTTCttgatttctaacccattttcagcagaagaaaaggcagaagccATTCATGTTTCGTTCAAAAGGAAATCTCTGATTGCTTGTACAAGTCTTGTCTGACTCTGCAAGCACCTCTCTGCCCATGGGCTCTGAGCACAGTTTTCCCTCAAACCCACATCTCCTGGTGCTTGCCCTGCCTGCCTTTGCTTCTGTCTCCATTGCCTTTCACATGCTTGTGTCTGTGGGTACATGGGAATTGCACTTCAGTACAGACATTTCAGCAAGCAAAGGCTTAGCTGACTCCTCCCTACAGACCCAGCTGCttcaaacacagaatcatagaatcacagaatggtttgggttggaagggaccttaaagctcctccagctccaacccctgccacgggcagggaccccttccactggagcagcttgctccaagcccttgtgtccaacctggccttgagcactgccagggatggggcagccacagcttctctggcaccctgtgccagcgcctcagcaccctcacagggaagagcttctgccttatctccaacctgaccttcccctgtttcagtttgaacccatcaccccttgtcctatccctacaagtccctgatgaagagcccctctccagcatccttgtagcccccttcagacactgggagctgctctgaggtctccacgcagcttctcctctccattTCTAAAACCTTCACacctctcctctctgctctaACCCTCCTCAGCTGTAGCAGTGGCAGCAGACGTTGTCTGAGCAGCTCAGCCAGTACTGACAGCTACTACAAATGGTTTCAGTGTTTAACACCTTCAAATGCTGAAtgttttcagagggaaaaagaacTGGTGCTTGATGAGAACAGAGTGTATTGTCCCTGGCTGAATGAGGCCAACCAGGTTGcattattttcactttataAATGcatggaaacttttttttttgcatgattAATGCGTAAGATATTTGGTTAaacagcaagcagagaaaaCCGAAGCCTTAATGCACTGCCAGCGCACcgaagcagagctgctcagatGTTATGCTGGGAATTGGGAATTTGGAAGGGACTTTCCCCACGTGTTACATTAAAAGCATTAAAGCCAAGCCTTGGACATACTATAAAGGTACTTGAAGCCTCTGCCTGAGCAGTTTTAAATGAACTCCATGAGCTAGAACAGCCCCATGGAGGAGCTGGCCATCAAGTACCTGAACTTTCTGTTAAGTGGAACCATGATCTGCATTTTATTGTGCTTTCAATGTGCCACTTTGATAATACTTTGGGTTTATATTTGTATATCTGTGAGGCAGGGGGAGGGAGTGATTTACCTATAGCAGTGGTATGGGGAGGTACTAGAGCACAGAGCCTCAGCAAGACAGGCTGGTTTAGACAGAGCCCTGCGGAAATGCTGCCTCCAGCATCCGAGTGAGCCTATCTGCACCTAGCACAGCTCTCTGGGTGCTGCACTGTGCCTTGGAGATACAGCCTGAAGTAAAGGAGATTTGGAAACAATCAAACACAGCTATAGGGATTCTTTGCAGGAGCAGATCCATTGGGTAACATCTACTGAGGGCAATTGTACAGATTATTATGGGGTATTTGCTGATTACTCAGACTTTAAGGCATATCAAGATCTGCCTAGCCAGCCAACAAAGCAAGTCAGTCTTAATGTCACTGAAACCTCAGAGCCTGAGATGTCACTCCAGATGGATACCTAATGGCACAGAATCCTTGCTGTCTGCTCTTCATGACCATTTCCATTCTCATCCATCTCTGCATTTTGGATGAGCACTTGTTACAGGAGGTTTAAGGCACAGAGATGTACATGATCAGAGCAGATGCTTTCCTCAGGGGTCTGAACTTCGTGTGCCTGTTATAAGAAACGCTCCTGACAGCCTTTGCAATGATTCTGCTGGGAAGCAAATCCTTTTGAGTCCTACCAAGCACTCCAAACGCCTCAGGAAGCTGAAAATACTGCAGGCATTTTTAAATGGATAAATACCACCCCAAGAAACGGAGCGTTCTGAATGAATGGAAGCGTGTACCTGGACGGCAGAGCAGTAGAGCCATCACTAGGTGGTGTTTTAGGACTCCAGAAGGATTGCCACAGTTTCTCAATGTAATGAAACTGAAGATTCATGACAACATCCAAAGTCACCTAACAACAACGAAGAACAGAAGTCATTAGCCGCTCTGCCAGCATCTTGTCACGAGCATAAATTTCATGTGCTGCCATTTAGATTAAATAATTTacaaggaaaagaacagaaaatgcatGGGTTTAGCAATCAACACAGCATAAAACTTGtcacagaatgaaaaaagaacataaagCGCAATATTTAAGTTGTATTACCCAGCAAATCAAGCATTCCCTATCATATTCTGGCTTCTCCTAAGAGCAGGATATGAGATGAGCACATGAATTATTTCCCACATTGATTAATAAATCCATTTAAAACATTGCAAATCATCACCTCGCAGTGTTGCCTGTAAAGAAGCTGCAGAGTTTTCACATCATTCATGGTCACCCCTTCTTGTAAGAGGATGCTGCCTAGATCAGGCGCTGGGAACTCAGGAAAGACATGCGTTACATCTAGGGAAAAGATTGGGAAAGATGGTGAGGGTTAGGAGCACTCAGTTACTCAGCACTCAGATGAGCACAAGGTGCTGCTGTTGTGGGTGATACTCTTTCATGTTTCAGTTGGGATGAAATAGGAGAAATAAGACTGATGATTCAGTATTCTCCCTGATTCATGTTGGTACAGGGGGCAAAAAGAGAAcaagcacagccccttcattcAGTGTAGaaagggaaatgttttcttactctttgcagtaaaagaaagaagaaaacatcgTCCTCTCTACCATGCTTCCATTAGATTTTCTCCCAAGCCTGCAAAATGCCTCTTTGGTATTTTGAGAGTACAATGGAACACAAAAGATGGATCAGGAGCAATTGTATTTCAGAGCTGGCTGGGATTTGCTGTCTCCTGGAGGTGATGGAGACACACAGATGCAGAGCCAGCAAAGCCAGAGAGCGCATCTCACAAGAGGACGGTCCACATGGACCATCTGCCCTCAGATAGGTTATTGCAGCCTTTGGAATGAAGAGAGTCACTCCCTGAAGCTGCCTGTCTTAGCCAGGCTCTTCAGGACCTCCGCTCCTTCCATCCAGTTTGGGGAAAACCAGGCAGATTAAGAAGTCTCCTCACCTATGAACTGCTGGTGATGTTGACTTTGAGCAGCAACCGACTGCTCTGGCGTAGTGTGTGAGTTACTGTTGGAGCCACTCTCTGACGTCCCATCCATCTTCTGAGCTGGTCTATACCTAAATGTAGAGCATGGTTTGGGATTTACACAGGCAGGAGCAAACACACACGTTATTTGCAACACAGGCATGAAGACTTCTGCCTTCATCATGTAATACATGAGCTTACATTCAAGCAGAGGAGGGGAAATGAGAACCTCCTTTTGAAAAGCACTCCAAAGGTGGAATTAAAGGGGCTAAGAAGTTAGCCCAAGGTGACACCAAAAGGAGAAGCAGTCGCAAAACTAACCACAGCACCATTTAACTTGCACTTt
Above is a window of Lathamus discolor isolate bLatDis1 chromosome 21, bLatDis1.hap1, whole genome shotgun sequence DNA encoding:
- the RFX2 gene encoding DNA-binding protein RFX2 isoform X2, with translation MQSSEGRSDSAASVALHTSASAQAPVVQLVPSSQQRVLVQATGSAPKGVQMQQISVPRVQQAAQQVQAVQHVYPSQVQYVEGGEVVYTNGTIRAAYSYNTEAQIYAPSSAASYFEPQGGGAQVTTAASSSPTAIPSHNMVGITMDIGGSQILSGSGAYLIHGGMENTRHSLSHTSRSSPATLEMAIENLQKNEGITSHKSSLLNSHLQWLLDNYETAEGVSLPRSSLYNHYLRHCQEHKLDPVNAASFGKLIRSVFMGLRTRRLGTRGNSKYHYYGIRLKPESPLNRLQEDTQYMAMRQQPIHQKQRYRPAQKMDGTSESGSNSNSHTTPEQSVAAQSQHHQQFIDVTHVFPEFPAPDLGSILLQEGVTMNDVKTLQLLYRQHCEVTLDVVMNLQFHYIEKLWQSFWSPKTPPSDGSTALPSSEEHEANLSKEKLINLCKYEPILKWMRSCDHILYQALVEILIPDVLRPVPSTLTQAIRNFAKSLEGWLMNAMSDFPPEIVQIKVGVVSAFAQTLRRYTSLNHLAQAARAVLQNTSQINQMLSDLNRVDFANVQEQASWVCQCKEGMVQKLEQDFKLTLQQQSSLDQWASWLDNVVTQVLKHHEGSPSFPKAARQFLLKWSFYSSMVIRDLTLRSAASFGSFHLIRLLYDEYMFYLVEHRVAQATGEMPIAVMGEFGDLTSLSPTLLDKDDVGDLSNEVDTDSRSMGEPLVKRERSDPGYSLQEI
- the RFX2 gene encoding DNA-binding protein RFX2 isoform X5, coding for MQQISVPRVQQAAQQVQAVQHVYPSQVQYVEGGEVVYTNGTIRAAYSYNTEAQIYAPSSAASYFEPQGGGAQVTTAASSSPTAIPSHNMVGITMDIGGSQILSGSGAYLIHGGMENTRHSLSHTSRSSPATLEMAIENLQKNEGITSHKSSLLNSHLQWLLDNYETAEGVSLPRSSLYNHYLRHCQEHKLDPVNAASFGKLIRSVFMGLRTRRLGTRGNSKYHYYGIRLKPESPLNRLQEDTQYMAMRQQPIHQKQRYRPAQKMDGTSESGSNSNSHTTPEQSVAAQSQHHQQFIDVTHVFPEFPAPDLGSILLQEGVTMNDVKTLQLLYRQHCEVTLDVVMNLQFHYIEKLWQSFWSPKTPPSDGSTALPSSEEHEANLSKEKLINLCKYEPILKWMRSCDHILYQALVEILIPDVLRPVPSTLTQAIRNFAKSLEGWLMNAMSDFPPEIVQIKVGVVSAFAQTLRRYTSLNHLAQAARAVLQNTSQINQMLSDLNRVDFANVQEQASWVCQCKEGMVQKLEQDFKLTLQQQSSLDQWASWLDNVVTQVLKHHEGSPSFPKAARQFLLKWSFYSSMVIRDLTLRSAASFGSFHLIRLLYDEYMFYLVEHRVAQATGEMPIAVMGEFGDLTSLSPTLLDKDDVGDLSNEVDTDSRSMGEPLVKRERSDPGYSLQEI
- the RFX2 gene encoding DNA-binding protein RFX2 isoform X3 is translated as MNCWQRDWCEAEAFGVVDHWATFQCEQRLYEQDGLILQRVLVQATGSAPKGVQMQQISVPRVQQAAQQVQAVQHVYPSQVQYVEGGEVVYTNGTIRAAYSYNTEAQIYAPSSAASYFEPQGGGAQVTTAASSSPTAIPSHNMVGITMDIGGSQILSGSGAYLIHGGMENTRHSLSHTSRSSPATLQWLLDNYETAEGVSLPRSSLYNHYLRHCQEHKLDPVNAASFGKLIRSVFMGLRTRRLGTRGNSKYHYYGIRLKPESPLNRLQEDTQYMAMRQQPIHQKQRYRPAQKMDGTSESGSNSNSHTTPEQSVAAQSQHHQQFIDVTHVFPEFPAPDLGSILLQEGVTMNDVKTLQLLYRQHCEVTLDVVMNLQFHYIEKLWQSFWSPKTPPSDGSTALPSSEEHEANLSKEKLINLCKYEPILKWMRSCDHILYQALVEILIPDVLRPVPSTLTQAIRNFAKSLEGWLMNAMSDFPPEIVQIKVGVVSAFAQTLRRYTSLNHLAQAARAVLQNTSQINQMLSDLNRVDFANVQEQASWVCQCKEGMVQKLEQDFKLTLQQQSSLDQWASWLDNVVTQVLKHHEGSPSFPKAARQFLLKWSFYSSMVIRDLTLRSAASFGSFHLIRLLYDEYMFYLVEHRVAQATGEMPIAVMGEFGDLTSLSPTLLDKDDVGDLSNEVDTDSRSMGEPLVKRERSDPGYSLQEI